The following proteins come from a genomic window of Desulfallas thermosapovorans DSM 6562:
- a CDS encoding VanZ family protein, whose translation MYKFLSWITVILWMVLIFNLSSQVAEQSNELSTGITEVIVKTVEKVAPMAEFDIKSFNNVLRKNAHFFAYLVLGILLLNALRRSGVNGYRSFALTLGFCVLYAVSDEVHQLFVSGRGGQVKDVIIDSAGVSVGIGVFWAVGKLVMRSKIRDKE comes from the coding sequence ATGTATAAATTTCTTTCCTGGATAACTGTGATTCTTTGGATGGTGCTTATTTTTAATCTGTCTTCCCAGGTGGCAGAGCAGTCCAATGAACTGAGTACAGGAATAACAGAGGTTATTGTAAAAACGGTGGAAAAAGTTGCTCCCATGGCGGAGTTTGATATAAAAAGTTTTAATAATGTATTGAGGAAGAATGCCCATTTCTTTGCTTATCTGGTGTTGGGAATATTGTTGTTAAATGCTTTAAGGAGAAGTGGGGTAAACGGTTACCGGAGCTTTGCTTTAACTCTAGGGTTTTGTGTTCTTTATGCTGTATCGGATGAAGTACATCAGTTATTTGTCTCCGGCCGAGGTGGTCAGGTTAAGGATGTTATTATTGATAGTGCCGGAGTCAGTGTTGGTATTGGAGTGTTTTGGGCAGTTGGTAAGTTGGTTATGAGAAGTAAAATTAGAGATAAAGAATAA